A region of the Apium graveolens cultivar Ventura chromosome 6, ASM990537v1, whole genome shotgun sequence genome:
AATTAGTGCAGCGCAAACTGCAGGTACTATCAACACGATAGGTAGAAGCAGCAATTCAAATACTGTCAGTTGCAACTGGTCTCGTCCATCAAAATTCAGTTCTAACCTTTTCTTAAGACATCCTTCCATCTCAACTTGGATATTACCAGCTCCCGCCATTGCTGAAGAGCTAACCTTAGCTAAGTTGTCGTTGTACTTCCATGCCTTAAAAATCTGCCAGCAAAACCATCTCATCTCTTCCCAATCAGCACCTTCACCTAGTCCACCACTGTCATTTCCACCATTATCACCTCCACCTCGGTGATTACCTTGGCCATCACCATCCCCATGACCGCAGCTGCAAATATTCCCCAAAGTTCAtacaatttattaaataaaaactAACCAACCAAC
Encoded here:
- the LOC141663966 gene encoding uncharacterized protein LOC141663966 isoform X1, coding for MQELILERTLGYFTTTYFCRVRFNDNAGDFKDCGRVEGEKEEAINVDESDTSTGCGHGDGDGQGNHRGGGDNGGNDSGGLGEGADWEEMRWFCWQIFKAWKYNDNLAKVSSSAMAGAGNIQVEMEGCLKKRLELNFDGRDQLQLTVFELLLLPIVLIVPAVCAALIAGILLFGCVLAALIGFWWSD
- the LOC141663966 gene encoding uncharacterized protein LOC141663966 isoform X2; this translates as MSLASRVIPTSRFLYGDFKDCGRVEGEKEEAINVDESDTSTGCGHGDGDGQGNHRGGGDNGGNDSGGLGEGADWEEMRWFCWQIFKAWKYNDNLAKVSSSAMAGAGNIQVEMEGCLKKRLELNFDGRDQLQLTVFELLLLPIVLIVPAVCAALIAGILLFGCVLAALIGFWWSD